The Bacteroidales bacterium DNA window TATTTTAATTTAAAGTCGACAACTTTTGAAGCTTTATATTTTAAATCGGTATAAGGTTGAAAAATGATATATGAATTCTTTTGCCCGTCAGCATTGGGTGTGCTGGTTTCTACTGCTAATCCTGCTTTTGCGCTTAACTTTTTACTTCCCTGCCATGCATAGTATGAGAAAAATTTATGACGTGTATCGGTATAATTGAAATCGGAAACGGTTGATTCTACAGTATATTCATTATTTTGATTTTGCCATGTGTTTCCGTAACCTAACTCTATACTTGAACTATTGCTGAAAGTATGAGTGTAATCAATATTAAGCGCTGTGCTGTTTTTGTCATTCGTTCCGTTTTCTATTCTTTTTATGATGGAATTTTCTTTGTAATTATTTATGTACTCTTCATGATAATTTGAGAATGTGAAATTTGAATTCAGCGAATTTTTATCATTATATTTTGCAGTATAAAATAAAGTGTTGTAATTACTGTTGCTCGATGTTTTATTAATTCCCTGGCTTAAAAAGTTATTGAATACATTTTCATTCATTAAATAATCAACATTATAATTTTCTTCTGTTATATTTTTTGAAAGAGGTGATACAGAATAATTACTTTCAAAGCTGATTGTATGTTTTGGATTCAGGTAATAGTCGGCTCCAACGGTGTAGTCGCTGCTGAACTGATGCATGGTAGCGTTCATGTCGTTCTTGTCAATAGGATTTTTGTCGATAGTTAAACCGCTCGAATATTCCTGCCTGTCGGTTGCTTGCAAATTGAAATTATTTAGGTTGCTTCCAAATTTACCATAAACATTTATCTTGTTGTAAACATAGTTTATAGTTCCGTTAGCACCATTCTGAATGAAAAGATAATCGGAGTTTTTTGTGTCAGGGTCAAGCATGAATCTATCATATAAGAATACTTCAGTACCCTGATAATCTTTTTTTTAAAATAATATTTATAACTGCCGAGTATCCTTCCAGTGCATAGCGTCCTCCCGGGTCACGGATAACCTCAATTTTTTTCAAACGTTCAGGAGAAATATTTTTAATGTATTCCTGGTCTTTTTCAAGTCCGTCAACCAGTATTATAACTTTTGAATCATTGTCAACTTTTATGGTATTACTGTACCTGTCAAGTTCAACACCATTTAGCTTAGTAAGTACATCGCGTGTGGTAGTTGCACCTGCTTTTAATTTGTCGGTTACGATCTGAACATCTTTATCAATAAGGTTTTCGTGCGATTCGCCTTTAACTGTGAAACCTTTTAAAACATTTTCGTTAGGATTTAACTTATAAACTCCAAGGAATTTATTTTCTGTAACCATCATCATTTCGGTAGTGTCGCTTGCATAACCCACATAACTTAGTAAAAAATAATATTGACCTGCTTCGAGCGAAACATTGAAAAATCCATTGTCGTCGGTAACTGTTCCGGTTATCAGACTGTCTTTTGAATTAAAAACTGATACAGAGCAGAATTCCAAAGCTTTTTTTGTTTGGTTATCTTTTACTTGTCCTGATATATCTAAAGTGTTTTTTGCGGATAGTATGTTGCAGCTTAGAAATATAATGCCGGCAAAAATTATTATTCGTTTCATGATTTATGTTTTAATGATGTTATTAAAATTCTTTGTATTCATCAGATTTGTTTATATGACGATTGACTATTATAAAAAGTTACTTGTGATTTTATTTATAATCAATGTCACCTAAATTTCTCATATTTGCATTACTGTTGAATTATGAAGAAACTAATTAAATACATGATTTCATTTATTAAAGATGATTTTAATATCTGGAGTTATGGTATTGCTTTTATATTTCTTGTTGCTGCAATCGGGTATAATTATTCAGTAGATTTTGAGCATAAAGTACTGGATAGTTATTGTAAGAAACCACCTTTGGGTATGGTTTTTTATTTTCTTTTTTATGCAGGTATATATTATCTAATGGTTTTACAAAAAACTTTTTCAGAAAATGTACAATATATTATTACCAAAAAAAAATTCTGGCTGAAAAGTTTTTTCTTTCTTTTACTATTGTCTACTGCTGTTGGATTTCCCATATTTGATAAGTGGGCAAACTCGTATAATGGTTTTGAAAACTATTACCTAAGTAAGTTAGCAGGAAATCTTCGTTTTGTGATTGTATTTATCATTCCGTTAATTATTATATGGAAATTCTTTGATAAAAAAACTGAAAATTTGTATGGACTGACATTAAAGCATTTTAATGCAAAACCTTATTTCATGATACTTCTCTTAGTACTGCCTTTGGTTATTGTTGCATCATTCCAGCCTGATTTTATACGGATGTATCCTAAATTCAAACCATGGTTCCCGCAAGGTGATGTATTTGGATTATCGCGTTTTCAGATGAGTGCAATTTATGAAGTTACTTATGCTTCGAATTTTATAATGATCGAATGGTTCTTTCGTGGTGCATTGGTTATAGGTATGGTGGCTATAATGGGACGGCATGCCATATTACCTATGGCTGTAACTTATTGCAGCCTGCATTTCGGGAAACCAATGGCAGAATGTATCAGCTCATTTTTTGGTGGATATTTTTTAGGGATAATTGCAATGTATACTCGAAGTATTTTTGGTGGTTGTATTGTCCATCTGGGAGTGGCTTTGTTAATGGAAGCAATGGCGATGATTCAGTATTATTTCATAATGGGAAAATAAATTTCAACTACATAGCATAATTTTCTAAGCTTAATTAACGTCAATAGTTCAAATGGTGTAAACTTGGAATTGAATACTAAGCCCTTTATATTTCCATCATTCGTGTTATCAGTGAAAATTATTATTTATTAATTGATGTTACGCAAAACCCAAAATAAAATTTTAAAAACTTTAATTAATAAGGATTTTAAGAGTATATGCCGTAGGCATAACCGCTTGGTAAAATATAAAATCACTATGAAGTTGTGTGCTGTAGGCACAACCCAATTAGCTGAACGTGCTTGAAAGCTATATAGTCTTGAAAGTTTAGTACCTACGGTACAATAATAAGTAAGTTGTACCTTTCTTTACCAAGCTGTTGTCCCTAACAGGACATAATAATAATAAAATAATGTTGTTTCGATATAAATAATGATTTTGCGTAACATCTGTTATGAAATCATAAAACTTCTCATCGATATTGAACCGTATTGAATTCCTTCGTATGTAAACTTAAGCATTTCATTTTTTTGTTTCATGCCTAAAATAGTAAGCATTGGGATGTAATGGTCGAAAGCAGGTATGGCATGTTTTATTTCATATCCCAGTGAATGTGGAGCAGTCAGCGATTTTATATCATTGTTTATTAAATTTTTTTTTAATTCTTCATCAGCTATTTTTGCCCATTCAAAAACTTCTGCATCGCGGCTTTCCCAATTAATGTCGCGTAAATTATGAACAAGATTGCCACTGCCAATAATCAATACATCTTCGTCGCGAAGGTATGCCAGCTTTTTCCCGTTTTCATAAAGTTGTTTTAGCGGAGCATATAAATCAACACTCATTTCAAAAACAGGAATGTTTGCATCCGGATAAATATGTTTTAGTAATGTCCATGCTCCATGGTCAAGTCCATAAGAGGAAT harbors:
- the ygiD gene encoding 4,5-DOPA dioxygenase extradiol is translated as MPALFIGHGSPNNVVEDNSFTKHLKYLGKILTEPKAIIVISAHWMTRGTFFSTANEPQMIYDFFGFPDELYKISYPCKGAPKIAKSIAKKFPDDFNIDSSYGLDHGAWTLLKHIYPDANIPVFEMSVDLYAPLKQLYENGKKLAYLRDEDVLIIGSGNLVHNLRDINWESRDAEVFEWAKIADEELKKNLINNDIKSLTAPHSLGYEIKHAIPAFDHYIPMLTILGMKQKNEMLKFTYEGIQYGSISMRSFMIS
- a CDS encoding CPBP family intramembrane metalloprotease, with the protein product MKKLIKYMISFIKDDFNIWSYGIAFIFLVAAIGYNYSVDFEHKVLDSYCKKPPLGMVFYFLFYAGIYYLMVLQKTFSENVQYIITKKKFWLKSFFFLLLLSTAVGFPIFDKWANSYNGFENYYLSKLAGNLRFVIVFIIPLIIIWKFFDKKTENLYGLTLKHFNAKPYFMILLLVLPLVIVASFQPDFIRMYPKFKPWFPQGDVFGLSRFQMSAIYEVTYASNFIMIEWFFRGALVIGMVAIMGRHAILPMAVTYCSLHFGKPMAECISSFFGGYFLGIIAMYTRSIFGGCIVHLGVALLMEAMAMIQYYFIMGK
- a CDS encoding TonB-dependent receptor; the protein is MKRIIIFAGIIFLSCNILSAKNTLDISGQVKDNQTKKALEFCSVSVFNSKDSLITGTVTDDNGFFNVSLEAGQYYFLLSYVGYASDTTEMMMVTENKFLGVYKLNPNENVLKGFTVKGESHENLIDKDVQIVTDKLKAGATTTRDVLTKLNGVELDRYSNTIKVDNDSKVIILVDGLEKDQEYIKNISPERLKKIEVIRDPGGRYALEGYSAVINIILKKRLSGY
- a CDS encoding outer membrane beta-barrel protein, whose translation is MLDPDTKNSDYLFIQNGANGTINYVYNKINVYGKFGSNLNNFNLQATDRQEYSSGLTIDKNPIDKNDMNATMHQFSSDYTVGADYYLNPKHTISFESNYSVSPLSKNITEENYNVDYLMNENVFNNFLSQGINKTSSNSNYNTLFYTAKYNDKNSLNSNFTFSNYHEEYINNYKENSIIKRIENGTNDKNSTALNIDYTHTFSNSSSIELGYGNTWQNQNNEYTVESTVSDFNYTDTRHKFFSYYAWQGSKKLSAKAGLAVETSTPNADGQKNSYIIFQPYTDLKYKASKVVDFKLKYRSESNYPSISQTNPFTYVIDQNSIRTGNPSLRPDVTHKISLQSNILGGLLTIEPYFHFSNNYITETGSLKNDSIFEYSYHNSGKYKNYGVEANLTVPFGKSLFLQSSVNLYNSSIEYAGYTNNVNDMSMSHQLVYVNEKSGSVAGFQYQNGLCKYITAQGYNMWNNDFWILFVQQPFFKKRLSVMLVYFTPITWGVDFKQGNYIHSGAYSETKLYDISILKNIVMFELTYRFNKGKTVNKTEKNIERKSEKTSKGLF